From Rutidosis leptorrhynchoides isolate AG116_Rl617_1_P2 chromosome 3, CSIRO_AGI_Rlap_v1, whole genome shotgun sequence, a single genomic window includes:
- the LOC139899879 gene encoding uncharacterized protein gives MVNTYDKIYTVTSISHLIPVKLDLSKLNYARWKRLFTTHCKGFDVSKFILGTSTPEEQATEAWIKADVVVTTWIYNTISEPLLERVLNSEPANSHAAWIFLEKNFQDNKLSKTMELNAELRGLSIGD, from the coding sequence ATGGTTAACACATATGACAAGATCTACACCGTCACCTCTATATCTCATCTCATCCCGGTTAAACTAGACCTCTCGAAACTAAACTATGCTCGTTGGAAACGACTCTTTACCACACATTGTAAAGGGTTTGATGTATCAAAATTTATTTTAGGCACATCTACTCCAGAAGAACAAGCTACAGAAGCATGGATCAAGGCCGATGTTGTGGTTACTACTTGGATATATAACACCATCTCCGAACCCCTTCTTGAGCGGGTTCTCAATTCTGAACCGGCTAACTCACATGCAGCCTGGATCTTCCTGGAAAAAAATTTTCAAGACAATAAATTATCGAAAACTATGGAATTGAATGCCGAGTTACGTGGTCTCTCCATTGGTGATTAA